The following are encoded together in the Polyangiaceae bacterium genome:
- a CDS encoding DUF1501 domain-containing protein: MFSLDRRRFLGASGLLLAGATLPILAGEARASGAPKNLIVVLNNGGWDPTYVLDPKPGSSVIDAPEGDVSRYAELSVLTAPERPEVARFFERYAALSTIINGVQVRSFVHSDCMKRVLTGTPSDSNPDFAALAAYELGRDLPVPYLVLGNSALSGPLASITARAGTTNQISALLNPEKSLLAGEPAVVPTDSEDERVRAYLEARAKRLQATRGQRGANRRQLDAFFSSLDRQDLLRRFSKQTGGFGDQDYTPDLQVQIEVGTSALQGGLCRSVLMETQNWDTHQGNQLQGELFNGLFAGLTSLAETLEKKQLLEQTLVVVMSEMGRTPKLNESEGKDHWPVTSALIFGGGAPGGRVLGATDDELNALSIDLGTGKAAKDGLQLQTANLLSAVLELVGVDGQSHFPGVEPFHALLA, from the coding sequence ATGTTTTCACTCGATCGACGTCGCTTCCTAGGCGCCTCCGGCCTGCTGCTCGCAGGCGCCACGTTGCCGATTCTCGCTGGGGAGGCCCGCGCCAGTGGCGCCCCCAAGAACCTCATCGTCGTGCTCAACAACGGTGGCTGGGACCCAACCTACGTGCTCGACCCCAAGCCGGGCAGCAGCGTGATCGACGCGCCAGAAGGCGACGTGAGTCGCTACGCGGAGCTCAGCGTGCTCACCGCTCCAGAGCGCCCCGAGGTCGCGCGCTTCTTCGAGCGCTACGCCGCGCTCAGCACCATCATCAACGGCGTCCAGGTTCGCTCCTTCGTGCACTCGGATTGTATGAAGCGCGTGCTGACGGGGACGCCGTCGGACTCCAACCCCGACTTCGCTGCGCTGGCTGCGTACGAGCTCGGGCGCGACCTGCCGGTGCCCTACTTGGTGCTTGGCAACAGCGCGCTCTCGGGGCCCCTCGCGTCCATCACGGCCCGCGCCGGCACCACGAATCAAATCAGTGCGCTCTTGAATCCGGAGAAGAGCCTGCTCGCTGGCGAACCGGCGGTGGTACCGACGGACAGCGAAGATGAGCGAGTGCGCGCTTATCTCGAGGCGCGAGCGAAGCGCCTGCAGGCGACCCGCGGGCAACGCGGCGCCAACCGCCGACAGCTCGACGCGTTCTTCAGCTCCCTCGACCGTCAGGACTTACTCCGGCGCTTCTCCAAGCAGACCGGTGGCTTCGGCGACCAGGACTACACACCAGACCTGCAGGTGCAAATCGAGGTTGGCACCAGCGCGTTGCAGGGTGGCCTGTGTCGCTCGGTGTTGATGGAGACCCAAAACTGGGACACCCACCAAGGCAACCAACTTCAAGGCGAGCTCTTCAACGGGCTGTTCGCTGGACTAACGAGCCTCGCGGAAACGCTTGAAAAAAAGCAGCTACTCGAGCAAACGCTGGTGGTGGTGATGAGCGAGATGGGACGCACGCCGAAGCTCAACGAGAGCGAAGGCAAGGACCACTGGCCAGTCACTAGCGCGTTGATCTTCGGCGGAGGAGCGCCTGGCGGACGCGTGCTCGGGGCTACGGATGACGAGCTGAACGCCCTCTCCATCGATCTCGGCACCGGCAAAGCAGCCAAGGACGGGCTCCAGCTTCAGACGGCGAACCTGTTGTCGGCGGTGCTCGAGCTGGTTGGTGTCGATGGACAGAGTCATTTCCCAGGAGTGGAGCCGTTCCATGCACTACTCGCGTAG
- a CDS encoding DUF1588 domain-containing protein, producing the protein MRRVAWIVLGLGALVGACESSDDEPAGETAVDLSAPDRLLRISMALRGQRPSADELRAVAEDPTQLEGLVDAYMRHPGFGEAMRDLHNEALDTRVAASLFPAGFAARGELEGVEVQPLNVSITEAPLRLAEYVVTQDRPYTELVTANYTVADPYVAKVWGLKRESDGPGWRIAYYTDGREQAGVLSDSMLFTRHSTTFSNKNRGRANAISRSLLCYDFISRSLEVDATINLADPEEVANAVQKNKGCAGCHQTLDPLASFFSGYSPVFVPSDQEEYPVAFYTPGLKSIFSVHDPGYFGYPGNGMHHLGEMIAADPRFSACAARRFYAYFHQIPLGDVPQDRITDLQQVLTSRWSAKDLTRAIVLDEDFQVSHVEGGEAGNFSGLVPDEDAPIEDRHLFKARPWQLANSIEDLTGYRWETRVDADLGWGTIGRIDLMRDSLFGYEVLAGGIDAVNVTLPAHEMTATSSLVVRNLAAHAAEYVVEQDFRFPSSAKLLHLSEEEKGEEALRAQIAELHARILGELVDAHSPEVDESYALFSASLGATQSNRRGFKVLIFAMLQDSRLLFY; encoded by the coding sequence ATGCGGCGTGTAGCTTGGATAGTGCTCGGCCTGGGAGCTCTGGTCGGCGCCTGTGAGAGCAGCGATGACGAACCTGCAGGGGAGACCGCGGTCGACTTGTCGGCGCCGGACCGCTTGCTGCGCATCTCGATGGCGCTCCGGGGGCAGCGGCCGAGCGCTGACGAGCTACGCGCTGTAGCAGAGGACCCAACACAGCTCGAAGGCCTGGTGGACGCCTACATGCGTCACCCAGGCTTCGGCGAGGCGATGCGCGATCTGCACAACGAGGCGCTGGATACGCGCGTCGCCGCCTCGCTGTTTCCGGCGGGATTCGCGGCGCGAGGTGAGCTCGAAGGCGTCGAGGTGCAGCCACTGAACGTGAGCATCACCGAGGCGCCGCTGCGCCTGGCAGAGTACGTGGTGACTCAAGACCGCCCTTACACGGAGCTCGTCACCGCCAACTACACCGTCGCCGATCCGTATGTCGCGAAGGTGTGGGGCCTCAAGCGGGAGAGCGATGGACCCGGCTGGCGCATCGCCTACTACACCGACGGACGTGAGCAAGCTGGGGTGCTCAGCGACTCGATGTTGTTCACCCGTCACTCGACCACGTTCTCGAACAAGAACCGCGGTCGCGCCAACGCGATCAGCCGCTCGCTGCTTTGCTACGACTTCATCTCTCGCTCCCTCGAGGTCGACGCGACGATCAACCTCGCGGATCCGGAAGAGGTCGCGAACGCCGTACAGAAGAACAAGGGCTGCGCCGGGTGCCACCAGACGCTGGATCCGCTGGCGAGCTTCTTCAGCGGGTACTCGCCGGTGTTCGTGCCCTCGGACCAGGAGGAGTACCCGGTGGCGTTCTACACACCGGGACTCAAGAGCATCTTCTCCGTGCACGATCCGGGCTACTTTGGGTATCCCGGCAATGGCATGCATCACCTGGGCGAGATGATCGCGGCTGACCCGCGCTTCTCCGCCTGTGCTGCGCGGCGTTTCTACGCCTACTTTCATCAGATCCCGCTGGGTGACGTGCCGCAAGATCGCATCACCGACTTGCAGCAGGTGCTCACCTCGCGCTGGAGCGCGAAGGACCTCACCCGGGCCATCGTCTTGGATGAAGACTTTCAGGTGTCCCACGTCGAAGGCGGTGAAGCCGGCAACTTCAGCGGACTCGTGCCCGACGAGGACGCGCCGATTGAAGACCGTCACCTGTTCAAGGCGCGACCCTGGCAGCTCGCGAACAGCATCGAAGACCTCACTGGTTACCGCTGGGAAACGCGGGTCGACGCGGATCTCGGCTGGGGCACCATCGGTCGCATCGACCTGATGCGGGACAGCCTGTTCGGATACGAGGTGCTCGCCGGAGGCATTGACGCCGTCAACGTCACGCTACCAGCCCACGAGATGACCGCCACCTCGAGCTTGGTGGTGCGGAATCTCGCGGCCCATGCGGCGGAGTACGTCGTCGAGCAGGACTTCCGCTTCCCCAGCTCCGCCAAGCTGCTGCACCTCTCAGAGGAAGAAAAAGGCGAGGAAGCGCTGCGAGCACAAATCGCCGAGCTGCATGCGCGTATCCTTGGGGAACTGGTGGACGCGCACTCGCCGGAGGTCGACGAGAGCTACGCCCTGTTCAGCGCCAGCCTGGGCGCCACGCAAAGCAACCGTCGGGGCTTCAAGGTCCTGATCTTCGCCATGCTGCAAGACTCGCGCTTGCTGTTCTACTGA
- a CDS encoding aldehyde dehydrogenase family protein, whose protein sequence is MSDQAQPIQARGNFINGAFAPPPSPEGEVVSLDPYLDQEVGRVHWSTLGVAAATDAARAAQAAWQARPLTERIAAVRAIAPVLEKHKERLAQTISREMGKPVWEARTEVAAAIGKVEISATAGLELVAEHKLADGSSYAFKPHGVLAVLGPFNFPLHLMHGHVMPALLLGNTVVLKPSEHAPFTGQIYAEILAEAGLPPGVFNLVQGAVEVGAALAAHPEVNGVLFTGSYRAGLAIQKATLEQPGKLLALEMGGKNPAVLLGDAPLDKALYDIAWGAYVTSGQRCSGTALCLVERSLLGTVRERLSKMLGGIRIGNPREEVFMGPLAFAAARQSFEDALNDARSSGARLVAKSPCPDGSALAAASLHEVDHFDVANAYLREELFGPDLTLVPVDDLEHAVSVANSLPYGLATSVFTADADRFEWARARLEYGCINHNAPTCGASSKLPFGGVKQSGNHRPAALWSSLYCAYPVATLRGGATLDPTKRSPGLDW, encoded by the coding sequence GTGAGCGACCAGGCACAACCCATCCAAGCGCGCGGAAACTTCATCAACGGAGCCTTCGCGCCGCCACCAAGCCCCGAGGGCGAAGTCGTCAGTCTGGATCCCTATCTCGACCAGGAAGTCGGACGGGTCCACTGGAGCACGCTGGGTGTAGCCGCGGCTACGGACGCGGCGCGCGCCGCGCAAGCCGCCTGGCAGGCGCGGCCTTTGACTGAGCGAATCGCCGCGGTGCGGGCCATCGCGCCGGTGCTCGAGAAACACAAGGAGCGGCTCGCCCAGACCATTAGCCGCGAGATGGGCAAGCCGGTCTGGGAAGCTCGCACCGAAGTGGCAGCGGCGATTGGCAAGGTGGAGATCAGCGCCACAGCCGGGCTCGAGCTGGTAGCGGAGCACAAGCTGGCGGATGGCTCGAGCTACGCCTTCAAGCCCCACGGCGTGCTGGCGGTGCTCGGTCCGTTCAACTTCCCGCTACACCTGATGCACGGCCACGTGATGCCAGCGCTGTTGCTTGGGAACACCGTCGTGCTCAAGCCGAGCGAGCACGCGCCCTTCACAGGACAAATCTACGCAGAAATTCTCGCGGAGGCCGGGTTGCCCCCCGGCGTGTTCAACTTGGTTCAAGGTGCCGTGGAGGTCGGTGCAGCGCTCGCGGCGCATCCGGAAGTCAACGGCGTGCTCTTCACCGGCAGCTACCGCGCGGGCTTGGCCATCCAAAAGGCGACCCTCGAACAGCCTGGCAAGCTCTTGGCTCTGGAGATGGGCGGCAAAAACCCCGCGGTGCTCCTCGGCGACGCCCCCTTGGACAAAGCGCTCTACGACATCGCCTGGGGCGCCTACGTGACGAGTGGTCAGCGCTGCTCCGGCACCGCCCTGTGCTTGGTCGAACGGAGCCTGCTTGGAACCGTCAGGGAGCGCCTGAGCAAGATGCTCGGGGGGATCCGCATCGGCAACCCTCGCGAGGAAGTGTTCATGGGTCCCCTGGCGTTTGCTGCCGCGCGGCAAAGCTTTGAGGATGCGCTCAACGACGCGCGGTCAAGCGGCGCTCGGCTTGTGGCGAAGAGCCCGTGCCCTGATGGCTCCGCCTTGGCAGCAGCGTCGCTCCATGAGGTCGATCATTTCGATGTCGCCAATGCCTACCTGCGTGAGGAGCTGTTTGGCCCGGATTTGACGCTCGTCCCCGTGGACGACCTCGAGCATGCCGTCAGCGTTGCGAACAGCCTACCGTACGGCCTCGCGACCAGCGTCTTCACCGCAGACGCTGATCGCTTCGAGTGGGCGAGGGCGCGCCTCGAGTACGGCTGCATCAACCACAACGCCCCGACCTGCGGCGCCTCGAGCAAGCTGCCCTTCGGCGGCGTCAAGCAGAGCGGCAACCACCGGCCGGCGGCGCTGTGGTCCAGCCTCTACTGCGCCTATCCAGTCGCGACGCTGCGCGGTGGGGCCACGCTGGACCCCACCAAGCGCTCGCCGGGCCTCGACTGGTGA
- a CDS encoding FAD-binding protein, producing MKHTRREFLGSSAALGAELLGAGALGVGASACASTPTGCDRWKVNGGVWQDANRSNPGVNARYRVRPEKLKDLVEIVQCAEKERIGVRMTGAGHSYSDVAFSSGFLLSPERIGAVLEVPEEQLSALGRNKKLFRTEAGASIRSLNSEMDCAGLAFKNLGGYNAQSIVGAAMTATHGSGLNYGPVSSAIASIQLVASGGEVLQVEPRNGITDPRKFPGYIESHGDRIKARLVQDDVIFNAASVSLGAAGLVYAVVLEVEPSYWLKETPTVTTWGAVKCRDGFIGRLLSGRELAALGPQPEYYEVSLNPYPAVTGGGPDTHQVLLQQRYKLEREPWRSAQDRKRGKLGTEVDALGTWASGKGKIIAETVNRYPNLGPQFVTESIKSRADISYINKSYEVFDIGPVNHMRVFGIEMSFDIKDTVRVAERFFELAQEHQDQGMVHTTPCTLRFVKQAGSNLAMMHGRDTVTLEIGTILGIRRARDMLLHYEHAFIQEFGARPHWGLDLNVLKSVDDVKALWGDANVDQWLGVYRELNRSGVFNAAVTDRLGISVPRS from the coding sequence GTGAAGCACACGCGACGGGAGTTCTTGGGGTCCAGCGCGGCGCTAGGCGCAGAGTTGCTGGGCGCGGGAGCCTTGGGGGTAGGGGCAAGTGCCTGTGCGTCGACGCCGACCGGCTGTGATCGCTGGAAGGTGAACGGCGGTGTCTGGCAGGACGCGAACCGGAGCAATCCTGGCGTCAACGCGCGCTACCGCGTGCGACCGGAGAAGCTCAAGGATCTGGTGGAGATCGTGCAGTGCGCCGAGAAGGAGCGCATCGGCGTGCGCATGACCGGCGCCGGTCACTCCTACAGTGACGTGGCTTTCAGTAGCGGCTTCTTGCTGAGCCCCGAGCGCATCGGCGCTGTGCTGGAGGTGCCAGAGGAACAGCTGAGCGCGCTCGGACGCAACAAGAAACTGTTCCGTACGGAAGCTGGCGCGAGCATCCGTAGCTTGAACTCCGAGATGGATTGTGCGGGCTTGGCCTTCAAGAACCTGGGCGGCTACAACGCCCAGAGCATCGTCGGCGCCGCGATGACAGCCACTCACGGCTCCGGGCTCAACTACGGCCCTGTGTCTTCCGCTATCGCATCGATCCAATTGGTCGCGAGTGGGGGGGAGGTGCTCCAGGTCGAACCGCGAAACGGCATCACGGATCCGCGCAAGTTCCCCGGCTACATCGAGTCCCATGGGGACCGCATCAAGGCGCGCTTGGTGCAAGACGACGTGATCTTCAATGCGGCGAGCGTCAGCCTGGGCGCGGCCGGTCTGGTGTATGCCGTCGTGCTCGAGGTCGAGCCGAGCTACTGGCTCAAGGAGACACCCACGGTGACGACGTGGGGCGCCGTCAAATGCAGAGACGGCTTCATCGGGCGCTTGCTCAGCGGCCGTGAGCTAGCGGCGCTCGGGCCTCAGCCGGAGTACTACGAGGTCTCGCTGAATCCGTATCCCGCGGTGACTGGCGGCGGTCCCGACACGCACCAGGTGTTGCTCCAGCAACGCTACAAGCTCGAGCGCGAGCCCTGGCGGAGCGCTCAAGATCGCAAGCGAGGCAAGCTGGGTACAGAGGTCGATGCCCTCGGCACTTGGGCCAGCGGGAAGGGCAAGATCATCGCCGAGACCGTGAACCGCTACCCGAACCTCGGGCCCCAGTTCGTCACCGAGTCGATCAAGAGCCGCGCCGACATCAGCTACATCAACAAGAGCTACGAGGTCTTCGATATCGGGCCGGTCAATCACATGCGGGTGTTCGGCATCGAGATGTCGTTCGACATCAAGGACACCGTGCGCGTCGCCGAGCGCTTCTTTGAGCTCGCCCAAGAGCACCAAGATCAGGGGATGGTGCACACGACGCCCTGCACGCTGCGCTTCGTGAAGCAGGCAGGCTCGAACCTGGCGATGATGCATGGCCGCGACACCGTGACGCTCGAGATCGGCACCATCCTCGGGATCCGCCGGGCGCGCGACATGCTGCTCCACTATGAGCACGCGTTCATTCAAGAGTTCGGCGCGCGTCCCCACTGGGGCCTCGACCTGAACGTGCTGAAGAGCGTCGACGACGTGAAAGCGTTGTGGGGTGACGCCAACGTCGATCAGTGGCTCGGTGTGTACCGGGAGCTGAATCGGAGCGGCGTCTTCAACGCGGCCGTGACCGATCGCCTGGGAATTTCCGTACCCCGTAGCTAG